Within the Meleagris gallopavo isolate NT-WF06-2002-E0010 breed Aviagen turkey brand Nicholas breeding stock chromosome 21, Turkey_5.1, whole genome shotgun sequence genome, the region GATAAAATTGGGCCTTTGAGGCTAAACCTCATTAAGGCTCAGTACAAAACATGACAGCACCACACTTACCCATCTCAGAGCAGCAAGGATCCTTAATGAGGACGTTCTGGTAGGAATGTGAGTCCTCATCTttggcagagagagaaaaagggaacGAAGGAAATGTGAGTGACCCAGGGGAGCCTCGGCACCTGCGGGGCTTTGTGCTTTTGGCAGCCGCCTGCAGGTCAGGCTGTTTGTCCTTTGCGTGCTGTCCTGGCTGCTGGAGAAGGGAGAGCACTGAAGACCTTACCGTTGGGTGGGGAGAAGAACCTGTTGTGGCCGTAGTAATCCAGTGGGATAGGCTCCCTATGGAAAGAAAGCTGTGCTCAGCCTCTGCCACCCAAATGCACCCTGCCCGAGGGAGAGCGGCAggctggggcagcagctgcacggCCTCCAGACCCCACAGAGCATCACCCAAGAGGTGATAAGggccagcagtgccacagcccTTTGTGGGGTGACAAAGGAGATGGAAAGTGCACCCACAGCACTTACACATAGGCAGCATCCCCATGTAGGCAGTACTCTGCAAACATAAAGGGATTCCCATTAACACACCACACTGCAGCACCAACCCCCGAACACCCCAATTCTCCTGAGCATAGGCACAGTGgtcagccctgcaggcagcaagcCTCAAAGCCACCGAGGCAGCACTAAGCGGGGCTGGGAACCTTGAGGAGACCAGGACAGGCCCTGCAAAACAGCAGGGAGATTGGGAATTATCCCCTATTTTGAGAAGCAGAGTGCAGCGCCGTGCAGCAATAACTCTAACTGGGCTGGTGCCAACTCCAGGAGGGAGCCGGGGGCTGCTGCAAGCATTCTGTCCCCCCTCCTTGGCTGCTCAGCATAGCTTAAATACAACGAGTCAGAGCTTGAAAGGCCAGCTCCCATCACAGGGCCATCACAAGCCACCCAGAGCTGCCCACACAGCACGTACCTGTCAGGAAGTTCTGGTAGCggggctcagcactgctctctggGACAAAGCACAGGCATGTTAGAGAGCTACGAGGGCTGGGGGacacccagcaccagcagcacagagatgggGAATGGCTGGGGTGGGCTGTAAGTTGTCCACCCTTATTGCTCTGAGTTAGACTGGtgagctgcagcaaagcagcctGCATGTAACGCTCAGGATCCCATCAGCTGTCCCTGTGCAGACCACCACAAGCCCCATGCACAGCTGCCAACAACCTTTGCACCACCCAACTTTCTTACAGCACAGCTCAGGGTGTGGGCACTGAGCCTCTGTTTTTCCCCCCAACCACGTGGGAGCTCCCAGCTACGTAAACTGGAAGACTTGCAACACCCACATGTTTTGCAAATGGATTTTGCAACATCACTACGCACGGATCTGCAGCCGCTGATGCTCACCAAAGTCAATGTGACAGGAGGTGCTGAGCTCCTCGGgggcttttctgaaagaaagagctTTCTTTGTGGCTGGGgcttgaaggaaaagaaagctaaaacCTCAGCTCTGACcaagcagcaggaaaagctCTACCTGATGGCAATGGGAAACACACTGAGCAATGGGAGTGGATGAGTTTGGGGTGGGGGTGGCCATGCAGCAGTTATCAGTGCAGGGTGTTTTTTGAATGTGGTGATGGGGAGGAGGGGATTTCTCAGGTTTAGCAAAGTGGGTGCTTCTATAGCTGGGATGTGCCTCGTGCTTTCCTCCTACCTCGCCAAGTTTTTGGGTTTCTTGATCCGTTCTGGCCTTTGGGTCACAGCTAGCAGCAAGAACAAAACGAGACAGCAGTGAGCACACAGCATCCAGCACTGTGGGCTCCCCAGCATTACAAAACATCTTCCAAACTATTCCTCAAATGCATAGCAGGGCCAAAACGGGAAATGAGCAGTGAGAAACACACTGCGTGCACGTCAGAGGGATCCACAATCCTAATTGCTGccttatttcctatttcccaaAAATTCACTCAGTCTGGCAGCCTCTGGCACGCTCAGCACCAATTGCAAGATGCACTGCTGGCTTGCAAGCTTGGCTCAGCTCAAAACAAAGACTTTTGGGGGCTGTTTTGgacagggcagggagcagccttGGGGCTGGGGATGGTGACATTTGTTGCAGACCCCAACAGCACACTGGCCAGGGCAGAAATCAAAAGGTCAGTGTGCAGCaagcaggaagcagagagaGGTGATGGTGGATGAGTCACTGCGCtcacccacagccctgctcccacaGCATGAGCAGAAGCCTTCCAGAGACCACACTCACTCTCCCATGGTGCTGCTTTAGTGACTCATTCTCAAAGAAAGCATGGATTTTGGTGAGAGCACCTCAGAGGCATCAGAGGTGCCTTCTACGTGGCTTTGGGACCATCCTCCCCACAGGGTCCTACTCACCAGAGTAGGACCGAATCACCTCAAATCCCTGTGGGTGTTCCATCCTGGAAGAAACAGAGGCACCACATCAGCTGAATTTGGGGCATATAACATGGAAACCAAAATGAGGGCTGCAGATGGCCCCACAGCGACCCTGAGGATGCTCTTCCTCACAGCCTCCCTTTGGGTCTCCTCCTGGCCTCCGTGGTCGAGGTGTGCTTGCGGCCCATGGGCAGAGGGATGGGCTCAGGCTGACAAACCCTGCCCTGACACCAAAACATCACATCCACACGGGACAAAGCGAGTGCTCTGCCATGGTGAGGCCTCACACACTGCCCGTGGCACCGCGAGCCCCGTGCTGGGCGGCCTGACCTCCTTCATCAAGGGTTAAAAAcactttgttgttgctgttcatAATATCATTTAAGCTGTGGTTTGTCTGTTAGCGAAGGAAATAAGGGGGTGTGCATGTGTATGGTGGTGTTTCCTTCACTGCtcgtgctgcagctgcagggctctgccGCGCGGCTCCACCAGCACTGGGCAGCGCTTTGCTCATGGAGCACACGGAATGAGGCAGGGTTgtgctctctctgcttttccagacCTTTTTCCAGGGGGTTACTGACTCACTGGCCTCGTGGTCACTGCTTCATTTGGGATTATTCCTTGTGATGGTGTTCCCCTTTATCGGGATGCATCGCCTCGcgcactgccagcagcagagctggggtgCAGATGTATATTTATAAATGCATTCTGCATATCCTATAATATAGATGCATAATAAGgtacatattatatatatatgctattATTTGACATTATGTCTGTCCTGGCTGAGCGATGTACAGCACACGCACCAGGCCCAGCTCTGACTGCTGTCTCCCAGACGGGTTTTGGGGCAAAGCACAACAGCAAAAGGAACTTACTGACTCCCCTGGTTGCTGTCCTTTCCTCGCTTTGtagct harbors:
- the LAT2 gene encoding linker for activation of T-cells family member 2 isoform X1 translates to MAWKGGQGWFWVEMTAVFTTVFQAACGQAMAQPELLWAAAALMLLGVAVSACVRCQLYATKRGKDSNQGSQMEHPQGFEVIRSYSAVTQRPERIKKPKNLARKAPEELSTSCHIDFESSAEPRYQNFLTEYCLHGDAAYVEPIPLDYYGHNRFFSPPNDEDSHSYQNVLIKDPCCSEMDDAEDYENSTAIEVWKVQQAEATLYAESKDEEPDYVNTDPTIDAVLLSK
- the LAT2 gene encoding linker for activation of T-cells family member 2 isoform X2, with product MAQPELLWAAAALMLLGVAVSACVRCQLYATKRGKDSNQGSQMEHPQGFEVIRSYSAVTQRPERIKKPKNLARKAPEELSTSCHIDFESSAEPRYQNFLTEYCLHGDAAYVEPIPLDYYGHNRFFSPPNDEDSHSYQNVLIKDPCCSEMDDAEDYENSTAIEVWKVQQAEATLYAESKDEEPDYVNTDPTIDAVLLSK